In the genome of Epinephelus lanceolatus isolate andai-2023 chromosome 18, ASM4190304v1, whole genome shotgun sequence, one region contains:
- the lmx1al gene encoding LIM homeobox transcription factor 1-alpha — translation MLPTEISGGVCFTSSDHTEGRREGMKTEESPQSCLQQPPSSTPFGPEYRGGGEVCAGCESPIADRFLLRVNERSWHETCVKCAVCLSALTGTCYCRDRLLYCKHDYEKLFVRKCSACLQVIGRSELIMRVLGQVYHLGCFTCCECERRLQRGDEFVLKEGQLLCRMDYEKEREMLAAISPTPTESVKSEDEEGGGGSGGGKGGDEGKEHKRSKRPRTILTTQQRRAFKASFEVSAKPCRKVRETLAAETGLTVRVVQVWFQNQRAKMKKIARRQQQQQQQQQEQEQLGGTRRGPSRGGRQSNDDSEDGSSTHGMDGILGYPSLPRQQLLALDPNIYGGEPFRHGLTPPQLNSEQLHSYDSESVFHDLDSDGSLGHLGDCLLATGDGSLLPGRVGNPIDRLYSMQNSYFTS, via the exons CGATCACActgagggaaggagagaagggaTGAAAACAGAGGAGAGCCCGCAGTCCTGTCTGCAGCAGCCTCCATCCTCAACGCCTTTTG GTCCGGAGTACAGGGGAGGGGGAGAGGTGTGCGCCGGCTGCGAGTCTCCCATCGCCGACCGCTTCCTGCTGCGCGTGAACGAGCGCTCCTGGCACGAGACCTGCGTCAAGTGCGCCGTGTGTTTGAGCGCGCTCACCGGGACCTGTTACTGCAGGGACCGCCTGCTGTACTGCAAGCACGACTATGAGAA GCTGTTTGTAAGGAAGTGCAGCGCCTGCCTGCAGGTGATTGGACGTTCGGAGCTGATAATGCGCGTGCTGGGCCAGGTGTACCACCTCGGCTGCTTCACCTGCTGTGAGTGTGAACGCCGGCTGCAAAGAGGTGATGAGTTTGTGCTGAAAGAAGGCCAGCTGCTCTGCCGCATGGACTATGAGAAGGAGAGGGAAATGCTGGCTGCTATTAGCCCCACACCGACTGAATCGG TGAAAAGTGAGGATGAGGAAGGTGGAGGAGGTTCTGGTGGAGGGAAAGGTGGCGATGAAGGCAAGGAGCACAAGCGCTCAAAGCGGCCGCGCACCATCTTGACCACACAGCAACGCCGTGCTTTCAAGGCCTCCTTTGAAGTGTCGGCTAAGCCTTGTCGCAAG GTGAGAGAGACACTGGCTGCTGAGACTGGGCTGACAGTGCGTGTTGTGCAGGTGTGGTTCCAAAACCAAAGAGCCAAG ATGAAAAAGATAGCTCGCcgacaacagcaacagcagcagcagcagcaggaacaaGAGCAGCTGGGGGGGACCAGGAGAGGACCAAGTAGAGGGGGCCGCCAGAGCAATGATGACAGTGAGG ATGGCTCTAGTACCCATGGCATGGATGGGATCCTGGGATATCCCTCTCTGCCACGTCAGCAGCTACTCGCTCTAGACCCCAACATCTACGGCGGAGAGCCTTTTCGACATGGGCTTACACCGCCACAGCTGAACAGTGAGCAGCTCCACTCCTATG ACTCAGAGTCAGTGTTCCATGACCTGGACAGCGATGGAAGCCTCGGTCACCTTGGAGACTGCCTCTTGGCAACAGGGGACGGCAGTCTCCTGCCAGGACGAGTGGGGAACCCCATTGACCGCCTCTACTCCATGCAGAACTCCTACTTCACCTCCTGA
- the chchd5 gene encoding coiled-coil-helix-coiled-coil-helix domain-containing protein 5 translates to MQAAMDITAKYCHKEMEAYGSCVASNPSTWQQTCHELKMKVAQCTSSHPVIQKIRQGCSSEFMEFERCLRENQNNPTSCSPHVARFLGCAETVDLSGVDAVPQPS, encoded by the exons AT GCAGGCTGCTATGGACATCACGGCAAAGTATTGCCACAAAGAAATGGAGGCTTATGGATCATGTGTGGCCTCCAACCCATCAACATGGCAGCAAACGTGTCATGAACTGAAGATGAAGGTTGCACAGTGCACATCATCACA TCCAGTGATCCAGAAGATAAGACAGGGCTGTTCCTCAGAGTTTATGGAGTTTGAACGCTGTCTGAGAGAAAACCAGAACAATCCTACCTCCTGCTCTCCACACGTAGCTCGCTTTCTGGGCTGTGCAGAGACAGTGGACCTCAGTGGAGTGG ATGCGGTACCTCAGCCATCGTAG